A genomic segment from Dehalococcoidales bacterium encodes:
- a CDS encoding lyase family protein translates to MSQIRGRFQKAADKLAAQYTASIPFDWRLYPYDISGSAAHARMLAKQGIITGEEA, encoded by the coding sequence GTGAGCCAGATACGGGGTCGATTTCAGAAAGCCGCTGATAAACTGGCGGCGCAATATACCGCCTCAATCCCCTTTGACTGGCGGCTCTACCCCTATGACATCTCCGGGAGCGCTGCCCACGCCCGGATGCTGGCAAAACAGGGCATAATTACCGGCGAAGAAGCC